The Trichomycterus rosablanca isolate fTriRos1 unplaced genomic scaffold, fTriRos1.hap1 scaffold_258, whole genome shotgun sequence sequence tttattttttgtaataatttattcacATCCTCCTACATTTATTTTGCTGTCATCTgatctaataataaaatcacCCACCTTTCCACCactgtagtttttatttttagtgctgttacctggaggaaatggacgggaTCTTCTGTGTGTGAAAGGAgttccagttcagcatctttcctcttcagctctacaATCTCTGCCTCCACCCGTTTCAGGACTTTTTCAGCTTGACttacttctgctgtctctcGATCTCTAATCAGATCTTTTAGTtcagagcatcttctgttaattgagttgattagttcagtacagatccACTCAATGTTCtccactgctgtctgtgcagaacactgttagaagattcagaaagaggaaacgtttctcactcagatatttagaaataaaataaaaaatcagaaGACATTTTAAACAAGTTAGTGATCTAATCATAGAGAGAGGCAGATGTACTCTACTTCCCAAATATAAGAAAGAGTTCTAGTCcagctttttgtttataaaacttaccttgtgagactTCACAGCATTTATTAGCTCACAAAGTTCCTTCTCTCTATTCTGGATATtctcctggaattttctctggatctccagcagctgcttctacacagaataacaattcagaatttacttgtattgtgtacGAGCACCACATAAACAACTTCAGTGTAAATGCTAATGAGTTGTTCCTTcttaaagagagctgtataatatttgTACCTGTTTCTtagttctttctgctgcagctgatattgtatcatgtcctttatgattGTCTAGCATACACAAcatgcagatacactgctgatcagtacgacagtaaacctccagcagtttattatgctgagagcagatctgcTCCTGGAGTCGTCTGGAGGCTTCAACCAGCTTGTGCTTCTTATAAGCAGGAGATTCATAGTGAAGTTGGAGGTGAGTTTCacagaaagaggccaa is a genomic window containing:
- the LOC134307237 gene encoding E3 ubiquitin/ISG15 ligase TRIM25-like; translated protein: MAESKISVAQDEFSCSVCLETLKDPVTISCGHSFCMVCINNCWDQEDDKGTYSCPQCRQTFTPRPVVSKNIILTGVVENLRKRKFQDPLSTGPEDVNCDSCTRKKYKAVKSCLVCLASFCETHLQLHYESPAYKKHKLVEASRRLQEQICSQHNKLLEVYCRTDQQCICMLCMLDNHKGHDTISAAAERTKKQKQLLEIQRKFQENIQNREKELCELINAVKSHKCSAQTAVENIEWICTELINSINR